The sequence below is a genomic window from bacterium.
GTACACTCGAAAGGAGATTCCCCATGCTGAACCTGATTCGTGTGGCGGCCGTCGCCGCGTTCCTCGTGCTGCCCTTGGCGGTGCGCGCCGAGCAGCCGGCGGCGGCGCCGGCGGAGGCGGCGATGCCGTGTCCGCATGCCGATCAGGCGGGCGGCTGCTGCGGCGGTCAATGCGCCGGGATGCAGGGCAAGGCGGCCGCCGGCGCGCCCGCCGCCGCGCCGGCCCAGGGCGAGGAGGGCGGCTGCCCGTGTCAGCGCGCCGCCAGGGCCGCGGCAGCGGCCAAGGCGGCGGCCGAGCACCCGCCGGCGCAGCCGTGAGCAGCGACGCCGCCGAGCGCTACCCGAAGCAGTTCCGCGAGGTGCTCGGGGCGCGCCTGGCGTACGTCGAGGTCGGCCGCGGCGATCCGATCGTCTTCCTGCACGGCAACCCGACCTCGTCGTACCTCTGGCGCAACGTCATCCCGCACTGCGAGCGGCTCGGGCGCTGCATCGCGCCCGACCTGATCGGCATGGGCGACTCGGCGAAGCTGACCCCGAGCGGCCCGGACCGCTACCGCTTCGTCGAGCACCGGCGCTATCTCGAGGCGCTGCTCGACGCGCTCGGGGTGCGCGAGCGCGTCACCCTGGTCATCCACGATTGGGGCTCGGCGCTCGGCTTCGATTGGGCGAATCGCCATCGCGACGCGGTGCGCGGCATCGCCTACATGGAGGCGATCGTGATGCCGGTCGCCTGGGCCGACTGGCCGAAGGCCGCGACCGCCGTCTTCCAGGGGTTCCGTTCGCCGGCCGGCGAGGCGATGGTGCTCGAGCAGAACCTCTTCATCGAGCAGGTGCTGCCGGCCTCGATCCTGCGCCGCCTGAGCGATGCCGAGATGGACGCCTACCGCCGGCCGTTCCGCGAGCCGGGCGAGGGCCGGCGGCCGATGCTCACCTGGCCGCGCCAGATCCCGATCGAGGGCGAGCCGGCGGAGGTGGTCGACATCGTCCGCGCCTATGGCGACTGGCTGCGCGGCAGCCCGATCCCCAAGCTGTTCATCAACGCCGAACCCGGGGCCATCCTGCGCGGCGCGCCGCGCGACTTCTGCCGCACCTGGCCGAACCAGAGCGAGGTGACGGTGCCGGGGATCCACTTCATCCAGGAGGATTCCCCGGACGAGATCGGCACGGCGGTGGCGCGCTGGATCGAGCGGCTCTGAGGCCCACTCACCCGTAGGCGCGCCGCATCGTCTCGATGAGCTGGCGCGAGGTGACCGCCACCGGTTCGCCGTGACAGGGCGCGACCTGGGCGATGGGCAGGGCCAGCACCCGGTCGAGCGCGGCGCGCAGCGCCGTGCGGTCTCTGCGCAAGAAGCGCCAGGCGCGGCTCTGGCGCAGGCCGCCGGTGACGCCCATGAGGGCGAAGACGATGCGACTGCTCAGGTTGGCGGGCTGGCCCAGGTTGAACAGCAGGTCGGCGCACAGCAGCGTGCGCGACGGACGGTGGAAGAGCACGGTCTCGTCGACCGCGGGGGCGCCGGCGAGATGGATCGCGTCGAGCGCGTCGTCGGCAGCGAGCGGTCGCGCCGCGGGCAGGTCCGGTCGCTTGCCGGCCAGGCCGGGTGGGGCGTGGAACGTCGCCCGCGGCCAGCGCGCCAGCGCGTCGCCGGCGAAGCGATGGTGCAGGAGATTCGGCGCGACGATGCGCGAGACCGCGCCGGCCGCGTCGATCGCCGCGGCGGCGGCGGCGGCGAAGGCGATCGGCGCGTAGATCAGCAGCGAGCCATCCGCGAGACGCAGCACCGTCGAGCCGAGCGGCATGCGCGCCCCCGCCGGCAGCGGGAAGTCGGCGCCGCGGACGTACCAGATGCCATCGCCGATCGCGTCCATGCGCCGCGTCTCCAACCACGGGGTCGACGTCGCCGCAATGGCAAGCGGGTGACGCGCTGCCAGAGCGCGTCACCCGCGGGGTCGGCGATTGCCGGCGCGGTGGAGCGGACGGGGGGACGCGCCGCTCCACCGCGTTGGTGAGGGGCGGCTATTCGTCTCCGCACACCGGGCTCTCGCCGATGCGTCCGGCCGAGCAGGTTCCCTGCGCCATCGCCTCGTCGTAGGCGGTGCCGCAGCGCGTGTCGCAGCGCGCCAGGCAGGCGGCGATGGCGAAGCGCTTGCCGCCGCCGTTGGCGCAGCGGGCCTCGCACACCAGCCGGTTGGCGTGGATGCGCAGCAGCCGGGCCTCGCAGGACGACGGATCCGGCGTCGCGTCGACGCTGACGCACGGCGGCGTGCCGCTGATGCGCGCCATGGCGCTGGCCCGCCGCTGTTCGCAACGCGCCTCGCAGTCGTTGGTCGCCACCGCGGCGGCCGGGCGCGCCTGGGCGGCGGCGCGCGCGTCGCGGCGATCGCAGCGCGACAGGCACTGGAAGTACTCGCTGTCGCCGCGCAGCGTCCTCGCCTGGCAGTGCATCGCGGCGTCGTCCTGGGCCAGCGCCGCGCTGGCGCCCAGGGCGGTGAGCAGGGTGAGCAGGGTGATGGTCGGCTTCGTCATGGTCGTCTCCTCCACGTGGCGCCGTGCGGCGCGGGTTGTGCGGAGGGACCATCTCAAGCGCCGTGCCAGCACGGCGGCCGCCCCGCCTCGCTGGCCGCGGCGTCGGCGTGCGGGGAAACCCGAGAACCGACGGTTACGCTGCGAAGCGACGGAGTGTGAACAGAAGCTCACACCAGGCCGATGCTGCCGGGGAGCCCACTGGGGACGGGTCGTCAGGGCAGGCCGGCGCCGGGGACGTCGACGGTGGTGATCTCGATGGCGCCGGTGCGCGGGTTGCGGGAGCGTTCCGGGTGATCGCTGGCGGAGGTGGCGATGAACAGCGTCCGGCGATCCGGGCCGCCCAGCATGCACGCGTAGGCGTGGGTGGAGACGGCGACGCGGTCGAGCACGCGGCCGCCGGCGGCGATGCGGACGCACTCGTCGCTGACCGGCGAGGCGTACCAGATGGCGCCCTCGGCATCGAGGCAGCAGCCGTCGGGCGTGCCGTTCTCGCAGCGCGCCCACTCGCGCCGGTTGGTGAGGGAGCCGTCGGGCTGAATGTCGAAGGCGGTGAAGCGGGCGGCGAAGGACTCGCCGACGATCAGGGTGCGGCCGTCGGGCGTGATCACCGTGCCATTGGGGAAGGCCAGATCGTCGGCGACGACGCGGGCGCGGCCGTCGGGCTCGACCAGGATCAGCTCGGCGGGGCGGTACTCGAAGCTGTCGACGTGCAGGTCGAAGCCGAAGTTGCCGATGTAGGCCCGGCCGGCGGCGTCGACCACCATGTCGTTGCAGTGCCAGCTCGCCAGGCCGCTGAGATCGGCGACCACCACCAACTCGCGGCCATCGAGGCGGAGCAGGCGGCGGTCGACCATCGAGACCACCAGCAGATGACCGTCGGGCGTCCAGCCGAGTCCCGACGGCCGCTGCGGCACCTCGACGATCACCTCGGCGCGGCCGTCGAGGTCGAGGGCGATCACCTTGTGGTCGTGCATGTCCGAGAACCACAGCCGCCCCTCGTGCCAGCGCGGCCCTTCGCCGAAACAGAGGCCGCCGAGCAGAACCTTCGTCGCGTGCGCCATGCCCGGTGTGTCCCATGGATCGCGCCCGGACGCCAAGGGGCGAGGACCGGAATCGCGCCGTGTGACGAGCGCGGGGACTGCGACGTCGGCTCGCCCAGTCGGCTCGCCCAGTCGGCTCGCCCAGGAAGCGGCGGCGCATCGATTCGTCGAACGGAAGGCCTCGAGAAAGGAGCGCGACATGCCGGCGAAGAGGTGGTGGGTCGGGTCGCGGTGCAGGGCGAGGCCGGCCGCCTCGTCGGTCATCACCTGACACGGGCGCGGGTGGCCGATGCGCAGCGGGCCGGCGATGCCCGGCAGCAGGTGGTGGTCGCCGGCGGCGCGCACCGGGTCGTGGAGGGCGAGTGCCTGCAGCGCGACCACGCCCCAGGGCGCGATTCACTCGCCGCGCACGTGGTCGCGATAGGCGGTCGTCTTCTCGAGCACCAGCACCGCGTGTCCGGCGCCCGCCAGCGCCGTCGCCAGGGCGCCGCCGCCGCCGATGACGATGTCGAAGCGTTCGTCCCTGCGGCCCCAATCCGCCGCGGCGGACGTCGTCGTCAGCCCTGACAGGGCGGGCGGCCCGCCAGCAGCGCAGTTCGGCCCGTCGCGACCATCACGGAAACAGATCGTCGACCGCGACCGCGGCGGGCACCCCGACCATACGCAGCGTGTCTCCTCGCCGCGCGATCGTCCCATCCGTGTACACGCGCTGCCCCACGTCCGGGTCCCGGAATACCTCGACGCACTCGTCGCGCAGGTTGAGGATCCAGTATTCGGGCACGCCGGCGCCGGCATAGACGCGCGACTTGGAGAGGCGGTCCTGCTTGAGCGAGGAGCTCGATACCTCGACGACCAGCAGCGCGGCTGTCGGATGCGCAGCGGCATAGTCGCGCAGGGTGCCGGGAACGACCGCCACATCCGGTTCGGGCACCGAGAACGGGCTGGCGATGAACGGCTGCTGCATCCGTATCGCGCCGCGACCGCCAACCGCGCGGTCGATGGCGCGCGCCGCCAGTGAGATCCCGGTGGCGTGCGGGGGATCCATGGGCGGCTCGGCGACGATGACGCCGTCGAGCAATTCGACCCGATCATCCTCGTCGAGGATCCCGCGCCGCACCAGCTCGAAGTACTGCGCGACGGTATACCCGTCGCGGCCCTGCTGCGCGTCCACCATGGGGGCGCAGTAGCACGCCGCCGTGGATCGGCCAATCTTCCGGGCGCTCTCCGGGCTCGCGGCGCGGTCTCACGTGCGCCGCAACAGTTTCAACAGCGCCGCCACCTGCAGCGGGCGGCCGCGGCCGAGCACGTGCCACCAGAGCAGCGCCGTCCAGCCGCCGGCGGCGAGCACGATGCAGAGGACGCCGAGCACGCCGCGCAGGTCGAAGCGGAGGGCGGGCGGCAGCAGCAGCGCGGCGCAGATCGACAGCGCGGCGGCGAAGCCGGTGAGCGAGAGGCGGCTGGCGAGCTGGTGGATGCGCAGCGGCAGCTCGTCGAGCGCCGGCGAGACGGCGCGGATCTGCAGGTGGCCGCTCTCGACGTCGTGCAGCAGTTGCTCGAGCGGCATGGGGAGCCCGCGCAGCAGGCTGCTGACGTCGGTGGCGCCGGTCATCGCCTCGCTGAGCAGGCGCGCCGGCGACCAGCGGCCGGTCACCAGCCGCTCGACCACCGGCTGGGCGATCGCCACCAGGTCGATGCGCGGATGCCAGGTGCGGATGATGCCCTCGAGCGTCGCCGTCGCCTTGGTGAGGATCGCGTACTCGGGCGCCAGCTTGATGCGGAAGCGGTTGGCGGCGGCGGCGAACGCCTCGGCGAAGCCGCGCGAATCCATCTCCTCGAGCGACGCGCCGCCGAGATAGGCGGCGCGCAGGCGCGCCACCTCGGCGCGCAGCTCGCCGAGGTTCACGCGTTGCGTCGAGGTGCCCATGCGCAGCAGGACGCGGGCGATGGTGGCGTCGTCGCCGAGGAGGACGGCGAGGATCAGCGTCACCAGGTCCTCGCGCTGCGCCGGCTCGAGCCGACCGGCGAGGCCGAAGTCGATCAGGCAGACGCGGCCCCCGCCGTCGACCAGCACGTTGCCGGGGTGCGGGTCGCCGTGGAAGAAGCCGTCGACGAACACCTGCCTGACCGCCGCGTGGACCAGCTCCTCGACCACGTGGTGGGCCTCCGGCCCGTCGGGCTCGAGGGCGCGCAGCGAGCGCCCGGGAAACAGCTCCATCGTCAGCACGGTGCGGCAGCTCAGCTCGCGGAAGGGTTGCGGCACGACGATGGCGCGGGTCGGATCGAGCAGCGCCCGCGCCTGTTCGAGGTTCTCGAGCTCGGAGGTGAAGTCGAGCTCGCGCAGGAGTCCCTTCTCGAATTCGGCGATGACTTCGGAGACGGCGGCGAGCTGCATCTCGTCGATCGCCGTCTCGAGGGCGCGGGCCGCCAGGTAGAGCAGGTCGAGGTCGCCGCGCAGCACGCGCTCGATGCCGGGGCGCTGCACCTTCACCACCAGCGGTCGGCCGTCGCGCGCCGTGGCGCGGTGCGTCTGGGCGATCGACGCCGTGCCGAGCGGCCGTTCCTCGACGGCGAACAGCTCGGTCAGCGGGCGGCCGAGGCCGGCTTCGATCACTTCGCGGACGGCGGCGAACGGCACCTCCGGGGCGCTGTCCTGCAGCGACTCGAGGGCGGCGATGTAGTCGGCCGGCAGGAGGTCGCGGCGGATCGACAGCACCTGGCCGAGCTTGATGAACGTCGGCCCGAGGTCGGCGAGCAGTTGCGCGAAGCGGACGGCCGGGCTGCGCGGATCCGCTCCGGCGTCGTGGCCGCGGCCGACCAGCGCGCCGAAGCCGTGACGCGCCAGGGTCGCCGTGACCTGGGTCAGCCGCTCGATGTCGCGCGCCGCGATCCGCAGCAGCGAGTCGCCGCTCTCAGCCATGCCGGCTCCCTCTGACGCAGCCGGGGGCCGGGGGGCAAGCGCTCAGCGCGGGCGGAGGAGGACGACCGGGATGTCGCGTTTCGTCCCCGCCTGGTACTCGGCGTAGCCCGGCCACTCCTTGACCATCAGCGGCCACACCCGCTGCTTGTCGGCTGCCGAACCGGTGCGGGCGGTGACCGGGATCACCGTGTCCCGAACCTGGATGTCGACATCGGGGTTGGCGACCAGGTTCTTGTACCAGCCCGGGTGCTCCGGCGCGCCGCCCTTGGAGGCGACGATCACGTAGTCGGCGCCGTCGCGCCCGTAGATGAGCGGCACCTTGCGCACCGCGCCGGTCTTGCGGCCGCGGGCGTGCAGGATCAGCACGCTGGTGCCGTTCCAGTCGTGACCGACCTTGCCGCCGGTCGCTTCGTACTGCGCGACGTGCTCGTCACCGAACAGGCTGTAGTCAGGCATGGGCGGACTCTGCCACGTCCGCCGAGCACACGCCACCGCGCGGCCGCCCGCCGCTGGATGCCGCCGCTGCCCTACAGCGCGGCGTAGAAGGCCTGGACGATGGGAAAGGCGCGGTTGTCGCCGGCGGTGCCGGGGGTCATCTTGTTCATCACGTAGGCCCAGCTCGCGGCGGCGTCGAGATCGGCGAAGCCGAGCGAGCCGCCCCAACCGCCGTGCCCGAAGGTGCGCGGATTCGGCGAAACCGGCAGGGTCGGGCTGTTGAGCATGAAGCCGAGGCCCCAGCGGATCGGGAAGCCGAGCACCAGGTCCTGCTGGTAGATCTGCTCGCGGATGGCGCCCTCGATGGTGGAGCGCGACAGCAGGCGAACCCCGTCGAGCGCGCCGCCGCACGCCAGCACGGCCATGAGGCGGGCCACGGAGCGGGCGTTGCCGTGGCCGTTGGCGGCGGGGATCTCGGCCCGGCGCCAGGCGGGCAGGTTGGCGACCTCGGGGCGCATGGGCGGGTTGCCCATCACCGCGGCCATCAGCGAATCGGGCGGCGGCGGCGCGGCGCCGTTGGCCGCGCGCTCCGCCTCGCTGGGGGGAATCATCTCGGCGACGCGGTGGTCCGCGCTCGCCGGCAGGCCGACGTGGAAATCGGCGCCGAGCGGCGCCGCGATCTCCTGGCGCAGAAAGGCGCCCAGCGTGCGCCCGCTGATGCGGCGCACCAGCTCGCCCACCAGATAGCCGTAGGTCAGGGCGTGATAGCCGCTGGCGCTCCCGGGCTCCCACCATGGCGTCTCGGCGGCGAGCGCCGCGGTCATGACCTCCCAGTCGAAGAACGACTCCGCCGTCAGGCGGGCGCGCAACGCCGCCAACCCGGCGCTGTGGCTCAGGAGCTGGCGCGGCGTGATGGCCGCCTTGCCGTTGGCCGCGAACTCGGGCCAGTAGCGCGCCACCGGGGCGTCGACATCGAGCTCGCCGCGGTCGACGAGCAGGTGCGCGCACAGCGCCGTCACCGCCTTGGTGGTGGAGAAGACGTTGACGATGGTGTCGCGCTGCCACGGTCGGGTGCGCGCCGCATCGGCGTCGCCGGCCCACAGATCGACCACCGACTCGCCGCCGAGCGTCGCGGCGAAGGACGCGCCGACCTCGCGCCCGGCGGCGAAGTTGGCGGCGAAAGCGTCGCGCACGCCGGCGAAGGCCGGCGCGCAGGTGCCGTGGATCTCGACCGTCATCGCTGCATCGAGAGCACAGACGCGCGGCGATGGGAATCGCCGGCCGGCGCCGGCGAGGCCGCCGCGCCTCAGCGGTTGACGAAGCGCATCATCGCTTCGGGGTAGCGCGGGCCGGCGGCGGCGCCGCGCGGGGCGATGCGCTCGATCTCGGCGCGCTCGGACTCGGTCAGCGTCACCGCGAGCGCCCCGAGGTTCTCCTCCAGGTAGGCGCGGCGCTTGGTGCCCGGGATGGTGACGATGTCGTCGCCCTGCGCCAGCACCCAGGCCAGCGCGAGCTGCGAGGGCGAACACTGCTTCGCCGTGGCCATGGCGCGGATGCGGTCGACCAGCGCCAGGTTGCGGACGAAGTTGTCGCCCTGGAAGCGGGGCGAGAAGCGCCGGTAGTCGGTCTCCTCGAGATCCTCGAAGCGGGTGATCTGGCCGGTGAGGAAGCCGCGGCCGAGCGGGCTGTAGGCGACGAAGCCGATGCCGAGCTCACGGCAGGTGGCGAGGATCTCGTCCTCCGGGTCGCGGCTCCACAGCGAGTACTCGCTCTGCAGGGCGGTGATCGGATGTACCGCGCAGGCGCGGCGCAGGCTCTCGGCGCCCGCTTCGGAGAGGCCGAGGTAGCGGACCTTGCCCTGCCGCACCAGCTCGGCCATGGCACCGACCGTGTCCTCGATCGGCGTCTCGGGATCGACGCGATGCTGGTAGTAGAGGTCGATGACGTCGACGCCGAGGCGCCGCAGGCTCGCCTCGCACGCCTGGCGGACGTAGTCGGGGTTGCCGTTGATGCCGCGGATCATCGGGTGGGTGGGATCGCGGACGATGCCGAACTTGGTCGCCAGCACGACCTCGTGGCGCCGGCCGCGGATCGCTCTTCCCACCAACTGCTCGTTGGTGTGCGGTCCGTACATGTCGGCGGTGTCGAGGAAGGTGCAGCCGAGATCGAGGGCGCGATGGATCGTCGCCACCGCCTCGGCCTCGTCGGTGGCGCCGTAGAACTCCGACATCCCCATGCAGCCGAGCCCGATGGCCGACACCCGGAGATCGCTCCTGCCCAGTGGTCGCGTCCGCATGCGCGTCACCATACCCTCCGCCGCCGCCGGCTGGTAGGCGAGCGGATCGCGGCGGGCGCCCGATGCGAATCCGTCCGGCCGCGGAGAGGCGCCCCGCTGTCGGAGCGCGGCAGGTACGGCGGCACCTCGACGCGAGGCGATTGCAGTCGGCCGCCATTTTTTTCTATCAGGGCGTGGCGTCGACTGTTCCGGGCAGTCGAACGCTTGATGCCCACGTGATCGAGCGAGGAGGGTCCGATGCGAGGATTGGTGTTGGTTGTCCTGCTGGTAGGAATGGCGGCGCCGGCGTTCGCGGCCGTCGACGCGCAGGAGCTGTACAACAAGAAGTGCAAGGTGTGTCACGAGCTCAACGGCGTGGCGGGCCCGAAGGCGAAGGTGGGCGGCAAGCTCGACGGCGTCGGCGCCAAGCACGACGAGGCGTGGTTCCGCGCCTACTTCGCCGACCCCAAGTCGAAGATCCCCGATTCCAAGATGAAGAAGATCAACCTCTCGCCGGAGGAGTGGGACGCGATGGTGCAGTTCATGTTGCAGCAGAAGTGAGGCGACGACCGGGGGACAGCGCGTGAAGCTGCCACCGCTCGTCCACAATCGCCTCAGCTACGCCGGCGCCGCGATCGCGCTGCTGTCGCTGACGGCGATCGTCTTTCTCTTCATCCTCAACACCCTGGCCGGCGGCGAGGCGCCGTACGCCGGCCTGGTGATCTTCATCTTCCTGCCGGCGGTCCTGCTGTTCGGGCTGGTTCTCATCCCGATCGGCATGTGGCGCGAGCGTCGCCACTGGCAGCGCACGGGAGCGTTTTCGATCCCGCGCTTCCCGGTGCTCGACCTCAACAACCCGCGCGAGCGCAACGCCGCGCTCATCTTCGTCGTCGGCTCGGTGGTGCTCCTGTTTCTGACCGTCTTCGGCAGCTTCAAGGCCTACGAGGCGACCGAGTCCGTCGCCTTCTGCGGCTCGACCTGTCACACGGTGATGGAACCGGAGAAGGTCGCGCACCAGCGTTCGCCGCACGCCCGCGTCCGCTGCGTCGAGTGTCACGTCGGTCCCGGGGCGGAGTGGTATCTCAAGTCGAAGGTCACCGGCGCGCACCAGCTCTGGGCGGTGGCGACCGACAGCTACCCGCGCCCGATCCCGGTGCCGATCGAGAGCCTGCGG
It includes:
- a CDS encoding haloalkane dehalogenase, with amino-acid sequence MRRDAGQGGRRRARRRAGPGRGGRLPVSARRQGRGSGQGGGRAPAGAAVSSDAAERYPKQFREVLGARLAYVEVGRGDPIVFLHGNPTSSYLWRNVIPHCERLGRCIAPDLIGMGDSAKLTPSGPDRYRFVEHRRYLEALLDALGVRERVTLVIHDWGSALGFDWANRHRDAVRGIAYMEAIVMPVAWADWPKAATAVFQGFRSPAGEAMVLEQNLFIEQVLPASILRRLSDAEMDAYRRPFREPGEGRRPMLTWPRQIPIEGEPAEVVDIVRAYGDWLRGSPIPKLFINAEPGAILRGAPRDFCRTWPNQSEVTVPGIHFIQEDSPDEIGTAVARWIERL
- a CDS encoding SMP-30/gluconolactonase/LRE family protein, with amino-acid sequence MAHATKVLLGGLCFGEGPRWHEGRLWFSDMHDHKVIALDLDGRAEVIVEVPQRPSGLGWTPDGHLLVVSMVDRRLLRLDGRELVVVADLSGLASWHCNDMVVDAAGRAYIGNFGFDLHVDSFEYRPAELILVEPDGRARVVADDLAFPNGTVITPDGRTLIVGESFAARFTAFDIQPDGSLTNRREWARCENGTPDGCCLDAEGAIWYASPVSDECVRIAAGGRVLDRVAVSTHAYACMLGGPDRRTLFIATSASDHPERSRNPRTGAIEITTVDVPGAGLP
- a CDS encoding Uma2 family endonuclease codes for the protein MVDAQQGRDGYTVAQYFELVRRGILDEDDRVELLDGVIVAEPPMDPPHATGISLAARAIDRAVGGRGAIRMQQPFIASPFSVPEPDVAVVPGTLRDYAAAHPTAALLVVEVSSSSLKQDRLSKSRVYAGAGVPEYWILNLRDECVEVFRDPDVGQRVYTDGTIARRGDTLRMVGVPAAVAVDDLFP
- a CDS encoding AarF/ABC1/UbiB kinase family protein translates to MAESGDSLLRIAARDIERLTQVTATLARHGFGALVGRGHDAGADPRSPAVRFAQLLADLGPTFIKLGQVLSIRRDLLPADYIAALESLQDSAPEVPFAAVREVIEAGLGRPLTELFAVEERPLGTASIAQTHRATARDGRPLVVKVQRPGIERVLRGDLDLLYLAARALETAIDEMQLAAVSEVIAEFEKGLLRELDFTSELENLEQARALLDPTRAIVVPQPFRELSCRTVLTMELFPGRSLRALEPDGPEAHHVVEELVHAAVRQVFVDGFFHGDPHPGNVLVDGGGRVCLIDFGLAGRLEPAQREDLVTLILAVLLGDDATIARVLLRMGTSTQRVNLGELRAEVARLRAAYLGGASLEEMDSRGFAEAFAAAANRFRIKLAPEYAILTKATATLEGIIRTWHPRIDLVAIAQPVVERLVTGRWSPARLLSEAMTGATDVSSLLRGLPMPLEQLLHDVESGHLQIRAVSPALDELPLRIHQLASRLSLTGFAAALSICAALLLPPALRFDLRGVLGVLCIVLAAGGWTALLWWHVLGRGRPLQVAALLKLLRRT
- a CDS encoding nitroreductase family deazaflavin-dependent oxidoreductase — encoded protein: MPDYSLFGDEHVAQYEATGGKVGHDWNGTSVLILHARGRKTGAVRKVPLIYGRDGADYVIVASKGGAPEHPGWYKNLVANPDVDIQVRDTVIPVTARTGSAADKQRVWPLMVKEWPGYAEYQAGTKRDIPVVLLRPR
- a CDS encoding beta-lactamase family protein, yielding MTVEIHGTCAPAFAGVRDAFAANFAAGREVGASFAATLGGESVVDLWAGDADAARTRPWQRDTIVNVFSTTKAVTALCAHLLVDRGELDVDAPVARYWPEFAANGKAAITPRQLLSHSAGLAALRARLTAESFFDWEVMTAALAAETPWWEPGSASGYHALTYGYLVGELVRRISGRTLGAFLRQEIAAPLGADFHVGLPASADHRVAEMIPPSEAERAANGAAPPPPDSLMAAVMGNPPMRPEVANLPAWRRAEIPAANGHGNARSVARLMAVLACGGALDGVRLLSRSTIEGAIREQIYQQDLVLGFPIRWGLGFMLNSPTLPVSPNPRTFGHGGWGGSLGFADLDAAASWAYVMNKMTPGTAGDNRAFPIVQAFYAAL
- a CDS encoding aldo/keto reductase, producing MRTRPLGRSDLRVSAIGLGCMGMSEFYGATDEAEAVATIHRALDLGCTFLDTADMYGPHTNEQLVGRAIRGRRHEVVLATKFGIVRDPTHPMIRGINGNPDYVRQACEASLRRLGVDVIDLYYQHRVDPETPIEDTVGAMAELVRQGKVRYLGLSEAGAESLRRACAVHPITALQSEYSLWSRDPEDEILATCRELGIGFVAYSPLGRGFLTGQITRFEDLEETDYRRFSPRFQGDNFVRNLALVDRIRAMATAKQCSPSQLALAWVLAQGDDIVTIPGTKRRAYLEENLGALAVTLTESERAEIERIAPRGAAAGPRYPEAMMRFVNR
- a CDS encoding cytochrome c translates to MRGLVLVVLLVGMAAPAFAAVDAQELYNKKCKVCHELNGVAGPKAKVGGKLDGVGAKHDEAWFRAYFADPKSKIPDSKMKKINLSPEEWDAMVQFMLQQK